A genomic window from Streptomyces sp. NBC_01429 includes:
- a CDS encoding glycoside hydrolase family 15 protein, producing the protein MRDDERSERDEEYLPIAEHGLIGDLRTAALVGTDGRVDWFCAPRFDSPSVFGSLLDARRGGYWEIAPVCQVATRSQFYFPDTNILITRMLTADGIVEIQDFMPVLRDRDPSHRQRLVRRVVNVRGRMRLAARIAPRLNYGRDAHRLERMPDGVRFVGASLTLSLRSSIGLELDGSDARAEFELSGGETVLFDLEADTGSGTPDACAVDPAAAEELFEATVAFWRRWLRQSTYTGRWREMVHRSALTLKLLTHEPSGAVVAAPTLGLPEQVGGARNWDYRYVWIRDAAFSLYALLRLGFTQEAQAFMDWLTERLRDATDGTAGPLRVVYSIDGHADLPEEVLTHWEGYRGSSPVRTGNGASGQRQLDIYGELIDSVYLFDKYGAGISHESWTDLCAVLDWLMEHWDSADESIWETRAGQQHHTYSRLMCWVAVERMIRMARRRGLPGDLGRWTMVRDRIYHQIMARGWDPRARTFVQRLSADPDRPPEDILDASLLLMPMVKFVSPADPRFRSTVDAIAGRLVADSLVFRYDPEQAPDGLDGTEGTFSICSFWWVEALARTGEVEQARLALEKMFTYANHVGLYAEQIGLTGEHLGNFPQAFTHLALISSAINLDRAMG; encoded by the coding sequence ATGAGGGACGACGAGCGCAGCGAGCGGGACGAGGAGTATCTGCCGATCGCCGAGCACGGCCTGATCGGTGATCTGCGCACCGCCGCGCTGGTGGGGACCGACGGCCGCGTCGACTGGTTCTGCGCGCCCCGGTTCGACTCCCCCAGCGTCTTCGGGTCCCTGCTCGACGCGCGGCGCGGGGGCTACTGGGAGATCGCGCCGGTGTGCCAGGTGGCCACCCGCAGCCAGTTCTACTTTCCCGACACCAACATCCTGATCACCCGGATGCTGACCGCCGACGGCATCGTGGAGATCCAGGACTTCATGCCCGTCCTGCGGGACCGCGATCCGTCCCACCGGCAGCGCCTGGTGCGGCGGGTGGTCAATGTCCGGGGCCGGATGCGGCTGGCCGCGCGGATCGCGCCCCGGCTGAACTACGGGCGCGACGCGCACCGGCTGGAGCGGATGCCGGACGGCGTACGGTTCGTCGGCGCGTCCCTCACGCTGTCGCTGCGCTCCTCCATCGGTCTGGAACTCGACGGCTCCGACGCCCGCGCGGAGTTCGAACTGAGCGGGGGCGAGACGGTCCTCTTCGATCTGGAGGCGGACACGGGCTCGGGCACCCCCGACGCGTGCGCGGTCGATCCGGCGGCGGCCGAGGAACTGTTCGAGGCGACCGTCGCGTTCTGGCGGCGCTGGCTGCGGCAGTCCACGTACACCGGACGCTGGCGCGAGATGGTCCACCGCTCCGCGCTCACCCTCAAGCTGCTCACCCACGAGCCCTCCGGCGCCGTCGTCGCGGCGCCGACGCTGGGGCTGCCGGAGCAGGTGGGCGGCGCGCGCAACTGGGACTACCGGTACGTGTGGATCCGCGACGCGGCCTTCTCGCTCTACGCGCTGCTGCGGCTGGGCTTCACCCAGGAGGCGCAGGCGTTCATGGACTGGCTGACCGAGCGGCTGCGCGACGCGACCGACGGCACCGCCGGGCCGTTGCGCGTCGTGTACTCGATCGACGGCCACGCGGACCTGCCGGAAGAGGTGCTGACGCACTGGGAGGGCTACCGGGGCTCCTCCCCGGTGCGCACCGGCAACGGCGCCAGCGGGCAGCGGCAGCTGGACATCTACGGCGAGCTGATCGACTCCGTCTATCTGTTCGACAAGTACGGCGCGGGCATCTCGCACGAGAGCTGGACCGATCTGTGCGCCGTCCTGGACTGGCTGATGGAGCACTGGGACAGCGCGGACGAGTCCATCTGGGAGACCAGGGCCGGGCAGCAGCACCACACGTACTCGCGGCTGATGTGCTGGGTCGCGGTCGAGCGCATGATCAGGATGGCGCGCCGGCGCGGGCTGCCCGGCGATCTGGGCCGCTGGACGATGGTCCGCGACCGCATTTACCACCAGATCATGGCGCGCGGCTGGGATCCCCGCGCGCGGACCTTCGTGCAGCGGCTGTCCGCCGACCCGGACCGGCCGCCAGAGGACATCCTGGACGCGTCGCTGCTGCTGATGCCCATGGTCAAGTTCGTGTCGCCGGCCGATCCGCGGTTCCGGTCCACGGTCGACGCCATCGCCGGGCGGCTCGTCGCTGACAGCCTGGTCTTCCGCTACGACCCGGAGCAGGCGCCGGACGGGCTGGACGGTACGGAGGGCACGTTCTCCATCTGCTCGTTCTGGTGGGTGGAGGCGCTGGCGCGCACCGGTGAGGTGGAGCAGGCGCGGCTCGCCCTGGAGAAGATGTTCACCTACGCCAATCACGTGGGGCTGTACGCGGAGCAGATCGGGCTGACCGGTGAGCACCTGGGCAACTTCCCGCAGGCGTTCACCCATCTCGCGCTGATCAGCTCGGCGATCAATCTGGACCG
- a CDS encoding cold-shock protein codes for MASGTVKWFNAEKGFGFIEQDGGGADVFAHYSNIAAQGFRELQEGQKVNFDVTQGQKGPQAENIVPA; via the coding sequence ATGGCCAGTGGCACCGTCAAGTGGTTCAACGCGGAAAAGGGTTTCGGCTTCATTGAGCAGGACGGCGGCGGCGCCGACGTCTTCGCCCACTACTCCAACATCGCCGCCCAGGGCTTCCGCGAGCTCCAGGAGGGCCAGAAGGTGAACTTCGACGTCACGCAGGGCCAGAAGGGCCCGCAGGCGGAGAACATCGTTCCCGCCTGA
- a CDS encoding beta-glucanase: MSHQRDTACFTADFASTEQWVAGRSWAYPGGGPTNPGDNKLDHLVPDAEYSRTGTFRAVRRPDGDWDTGLLTTEGSPGGFTVRTGDVLETRVRLPTALGAWPAIWTWRDGGNEIDVFEYHPDQPHLLELSNHVRGASRSYTHPSVGPGAWVTLKVEFRSRTVIWWVNGALAFADGRGVGPDWYASLIVNLSVSAGRYHPAPDPATTTMSYEVGSLRVLRGRR, encoded by the coding sequence ATGAGCCATCAGCGCGACACGGCGTGCTTCACCGCCGATTTCGCCTCCACCGAGCAGTGGGTCGCCGGCCGGTCCTGGGCGTATCCGGGCGGCGGGCCGACCAATCCGGGCGACAACAAGCTCGACCATCTGGTGCCCGACGCGGAGTACAGCCGTACCGGCACCTTCCGCGCCGTGCGCCGTCCCGACGGCGACTGGGACACCGGGCTGCTCACCACCGAGGGCAGCCCCGGAGGCTTCACCGTGCGCACCGGCGACGTCCTGGAGACCCGGGTACGGCTGCCCACCGCGCTCGGGGCGTGGCCGGCGATCTGGACCTGGCGGGACGGCGGGAACGAGATCGACGTCTTCGAGTACCACCCCGACCAGCCGCACCTGCTGGAGCTGTCCAACCATGTGCGGGGCGCCTCGCGCTCCTACACGCATCCGTCGGTCGGGCCCGGCGCGTGGGTGACCCTGAAGGTCGAATTCCGCTCGCGGACCGTCATCTGGTGGGTCAACGGGGCTCTCGCCTTCGCGGACGGACGGGGCGTGGGGCCCGACTGGTACGCCAGTCTGATCGTGAACCTCTCGGTCAGCGCGGGCCGCTACCACCCGGCGCCGGACCCCGCCACGACCACCATGTCGTACGAGGTCGGCTCCTTGCGCGTCCTCCGCGGGCGGCGCTGA
- a CDS encoding DUF6629 family protein codes for MCWSATADLVVGTGITVVGVACVVCTRTARDLPLAALPLLLGAHQIVESAVWRAGGGAGPATLAWAVIALPLLAVWVPFAVLLAAGPEARRRLMIPAVAGLATAAVLSYWLARGTGTVTAEIRGHTVGYVLDLPYAPPVVVAYLVATVGSLLLGGDRAVRLLGVVVAAGAALCAALWRLEFVSTWCALAAVASVLLLRRAGRRPDAEPRADRGAAG; via the coding sequence ATGTGCTGGAGCGCGACGGCCGACCTCGTGGTGGGAACGGGCATCACCGTGGTCGGGGTGGCGTGCGTGGTCTGCACCCGCACCGCCCGGGACCTGCCGCTCGCCGCGCTGCCGTTGCTCCTCGGCGCCCACCAGATCGTCGAGTCCGCCGTCTGGCGGGCCGGCGGCGGCGCGGGCCCGGCCACGCTCGCCTGGGCCGTCATCGCGCTCCCCCTGCTGGCCGTCTGGGTGCCGTTCGCCGTGCTGCTGGCGGCGGGGCCCGAGGCCCGGCGGCGGCTGATGATCCCGGCCGTCGCCGGGCTCGCCACGGCGGCGGTCCTCTCGTACTGGCTCGCCCGCGGGACCGGGACGGTGACGGCCGAGATCCGGGGCCATACCGTCGGCTACGTCCTGGATCTGCCGTACGCCCCGCCGGTCGTCGTGGCGTATCTCGTCGCCACCGTCGGCTCGCTGCTCCTCGGCGGCGACCGGGCGGTCCGGCTGCTGGGGGTGGTGGTCGCCGCCGGTGCCGCGCTCTGCGCCGCGCTGTGGCGGCTGGAGTTCGTCTCCACCTGGTGCGCGCTGGCCGCCGTGGCCTCGGTGCTCCTGCTGCGCCGGGCGGGCCGGCGCCCGGACGCGGAACCGCGGGCCGATCGCGGCGCGGCGGGATGA